In a genomic window of Candidatus Chazhemtobacterium aquaticus:
- a CDS encoding cation-translocating P-type ATPase, with the protein MGRDWRNGLKTQEVEKIRSVYGENVIAQERKLTAIKIFWLQLKSPLIYVLLLASVVTFWLGDYVDTGVILFAVAINTLLGFFQEYRAEKSLEALKGVLAPRAKVYRDGEWKMVLARELVPGDLVYLADEHKVPADGILVGEEGLFTNEAILTGESAPVEKYDCESGRVLKCESVEEVRSVFDKVDNKHKAFMGTEVKMGVGRMIVIRIGGETAVGKVAKSLKDAPAEQTPLQIKVERLSKQLAVLVGVVSLLVLLAGLAVGDSFEEIFPTAVALAVASIPEGLVVSLTVILAIGMQRILKQKAVVRRLTAAETLGSVNVICADKTGTLTEGKMRVTGAVLDIDGKPSKKKEKDMVMTAVLCNDMRDPLEYGMSDWARSKVGKLGEGVKSGEELKKKYERVYSLPFNSRDKYIATLHKDGVKQKLLVSGAPEVVLSMAKGMSKREADAWKSKFEEMGSKGYRLVGFGQKTVSGKLKIKREDIGDIDWIGILVYEDPVRKGVRSVLNKVKRAGIGVKVITGDYRETAVAILKQLELLGDEVDGLVMEGDELEEISDTRLDEVIDRVILFARTNPEQKLRIVEALKRRGNVVAMTGDGVNDAPALKRADIGIVVNEASEVSKETADVVLLDSNFKTIVMAIEEGRGVYDNLKKIIVYLLADAFAEIVVVVGGMLLGWPLPILATQILWINLISDGFPSMALTVEPREGDVLKDPPRGRSGSLIDGEVVTLIVMISSVAAAMTLMAFGYVYNILEYSLEHARTVAFVMLGVNSLFYVFSSRSLSEPIWRVGWKRNPWLLLGVGMGFVLQVIVVYVPFLQEIFQTVELDILDWLIVVMASMVLVAMVEGVKFAYSRSS; encoded by the coding sequence ATGGGTCGAGATTGGAGAAATGGTTTAAAGACGCAGGAGGTGGAAAAAATAAGGAGTGTTTATGGGGAGAATGTAATTGCTCAGGAGAGAAAGTTGACGGCTATAAAAATATTTTGGTTACAGCTCAAGTCGCCTTTGATATATGTTTTGTTGTTAGCGTCAGTGGTGACGTTTTGGCTGGGGGATTATGTTGATACTGGGGTGATTTTGTTTGCGGTGGCGATAAATACTTTGTTAGGATTTTTTCAGGAGTATAGAGCAGAAAAAAGTTTGGAGGCCTTAAAAGGTGTGTTGGCTCCGCGGGCGAAGGTGTATCGAGATGGAGAGTGGAAGATGGTTTTGGCAAGAGAATTGGTGCCTGGTGACTTAGTTTATTTAGCAGATGAGCATAAAGTTCCGGCTGATGGAATTTTGGTAGGCGAGGAAGGGTTGTTTACAAATGAGGCAATTTTAACGGGAGAGAGTGCGCCAGTTGAAAAGTATGATTGTGAGAGTGGGCGAGTGTTGAAATGTGAGAGCGTGGAAGAGGTTAGGAGTGTTTTTGATAAGGTTGATAACAAGCATAAGGCTTTTATGGGGACTGAGGTAAAAATGGGTGTGGGTAGGATGATTGTAATTCGGATTGGAGGTGAGACAGCAGTGGGTAAGGTAGCTAAGTCACTGAAGGATGCGCCGGCAGAACAGACACCACTGCAGATTAAGGTGGAAAGATTGTCAAAACAGCTGGCTGTTTTAGTGGGAGTGGTATCACTATTGGTGTTATTAGCTGGTTTGGCGGTGGGAGACAGTTTTGAGGAGATTTTTCCAACAGCGGTGGCCTTGGCAGTCGCCTCTATTCCTGAGGGTTTGGTGGTGAGTTTAACGGTGATTTTGGCTATTGGAATGCAGCGAATTTTGAAGCAAAAGGCGGTGGTAAGAAGATTGACGGCGGCGGAGACCTTGGGAAGTGTGAATGTGATTTGTGCAGATAAGACGGGTACCTTAACGGAAGGGAAGATGAGAGTGACAGGAGCGGTGCTTGATATAGATGGTAAGCCTAGTAAAAAGAAAGAGAAAGATATGGTGATGACGGCGGTGTTATGTAACGATATGAGGGATCCGTTGGAGTACGGGATGAGTGATTGGGCTAGATCGAAAGTGGGCAAGTTGGGTGAAGGTGTAAAGAGTGGTGAGGAGTTAAAGAAGAAGTATGAGCGAGTATATAGTCTGCCATTTAACTCGAGGGATAAGTATATTGCGACTTTACATAAGGATGGCGTGAAACAAAAATTGTTGGTGTCTGGAGCGCCGGAGGTGGTGCTGTCTATGGCAAAGGGGATGAGTAAGAGAGAGGCAGATGCGTGGAAGAGTAAATTTGAGGAAATGGGAAGTAAGGGTTATCGGTTAGTAGGTTTTGGTCAGAAGACAGTCTCTGGTAAGTTGAAGATCAAGCGAGAGGACATTGGAGATATTGATTGGATAGGAATTTTGGTGTACGAGGATCCGGTACGTAAGGGGGTGAGATCTGTTTTGAATAAGGTTAAACGGGCGGGGATTGGAGTTAAGGTGATTACTGGAGATTATCGAGAAACGGCGGTAGCAATCTTGAAACAGCTAGAGTTGTTAGGTGATGAGGTGGATGGCTTGGTGATGGAGGGAGATGAGCTAGAGGAGATTTCAGATACAAGGTTAGATGAGGTTATTGATCGAGTGATATTATTTGCTAGAACGAATCCTGAGCAAAAACTTCGGATAGTTGAAGCGTTAAAACGACGTGGTAATGTAGTGGCGATGACTGGGGATGGAGTCAATGATGCGCCGGCGTTGAAGCGGGCGGATATTGGAATCGTAGTTAATGAGGCGAGTGAGGTGAGTAAAGAGACGGCGGATGTGGTGTTGCTTGATAGTAACTTTAAGACGATTGTGATGGCAATTGAGGAGGGGCGGGGAGTATATGATAACTTGAAGAAAATTATTGTGTATTTGTTGGCTGATGCGTTTGCGGAAATTGTGGTAGTAGTAGGAGGAATGTTATTGGGTTGGCCTTTGCCGATTTTGGCGACTCAGATTTTATGGATAAACTTGATTAGTGATGGTTTTCCGAGTATGGCTTTGACGGTGGAACCCAGAGAGGGTGATGTCTTGAAAGACCCCCCTAGGGGTAGGTCAGGTAGTTTAATTGATGGTGAGGTGGTAACACTGATTGTGATGATATCTTCTGTTGCTGCGGCGATGACCTTGATGGCTTTTGGTTATGTTTACAATATTTTGGAATATAGTTTGGAACATGCTCGGACGGTGGCATTTGTAATGTTGGGGGTAAATAGCTTGTTTTATGTATTTTCTTCGCGGTCCTTGTCGGAACCGATTTGGAGGGTGGGATGGAAGCGGAACCCGTGGTTATTGTTAGGTGTTGGTATGGGATTCGTTCTTCAAGTGATAGTAGTTTATGTGCCTTTTTTACAGGAAATTTTCCAAACTGTGGAGCTTGATATCTTGGATTGGTTGATTGTAGTGATGGCTTCGATGGTATTGGTGGCGATGGTTGAGGGAGTTAAGTTTGCTTATTCAAGGAGCTCATGA